A stretch of Paenibacillus sp. URB8-2 DNA encodes these proteins:
- a CDS encoding transposase yields the protein MSCFGGDPQIAAWAGLSPGNNESAGKKKSSRIAKGNKSLKAVLCQAAWAACKSKGTRLASFFYRIQKRRGQKKATIATAHLILRKIYKMLKDKVPYQETGWDYLTSSTSSVEYWIKKIEAQGFNVKLESTEAS from the coding sequence ATGTCTTGTTTTGGAGGCGATCCACAAATAGCAGCTTGGGCTGGGCTAAGTCCAGGCAATAATGAGAGTGCAGGAAAAAAGAAAAGTTCGAGAATAGCGAAGGGAAATAAAAGTCTGAAGGCAGTACTTTGCCAAGCAGCCTGGGCAGCATGTAAATCCAAGGGCACACGACTTGCCTCTTTCTTTTATCGCATACAGAAACGACGAGGACAGAAAAAGGCAACCATAGCGACAGCCCATCTGATACTTAGAAAGATCTACAAAATGCTCAAAGACAAGGTACCTTACCAAGAAACAGGTTGGGACTATCTGACCTCTTCAACATCTTCCGTGGAGTATTGGATTAAAAAAATTGAGGCTCAGGGATTCAACGTGAAGTTAGAATCCACCGAAGCCTCTTAA
- a CDS encoding zinc-binding alcohol dehydrogenase family protein, with the protein MSNRQKMKAVGSYRYLPLSDPESLVDLHIEKPVPTGRDLLVKVKAVSVNPADLDIRKNNNYEAESPKILGWDVSGIVEQIGPECQLFKPGDEVFYAGSVTRPGANSEFHLVDERIAGNKPKSLDFAQAAALPLTSLTAWEGLFDRLGLSHSAEENESILIIGAAGGVGSIATQLAKLAGLTVIGTASRPESVQWAKDHGADYTINHNNPFAAQLKEIGFESVDYIFCLNDTVQHFANMAEVIAPQGKICSIVPIAKASQAVSLDMDLLFYKSVTFVWELMFTRAMFQTKDIIKQHDILNQLAELIDNGKLKTTLAERLEPINAASLRLAHEKMETGRSIGKIVLENF; encoded by the coding sequence ATGAGCAATCGCCAAAAAATGAAAGCAGTCGGCTCTTATCGGTATCTCCCTTTATCCGATCCGGAAAGCCTTGTTGATCTGCATATAGAAAAACCGGTGCCCACAGGCCGCGATCTGCTTGTCAAAGTCAAAGCAGTCTCAGTCAACCCAGCCGACCTGGATATTCGCAAGAATAATAACTATGAGGCAGAATCGCCGAAAATTTTGGGGTGGGATGTATCTGGAATCGTGGAGCAGATTGGGCCTGAATGCCAATTGTTCAAGCCGGGAGACGAGGTGTTTTATGCGGGCAGTGTCACTCGTCCAGGCGCTAACAGTGAATTTCACCTGGTGGATGAACGCATTGCGGGAAACAAGCCGAAGAGCCTGGATTTCGCGCAAGCGGCTGCCCTGCCGCTGACCTCGCTTACGGCTTGGGAGGGCTTATTTGATCGTTTAGGACTCAGTCATAGCGCAGAGGAAAACGAAAGCATACTCATTATCGGTGCGGCAGGAGGAGTAGGATCAATAGCTACGCAGCTTGCCAAATTAGCAGGATTAACTGTAATTGGCACCGCTTCGCGTCCGGAGTCAGTGCAGTGGGCCAAAGATCACGGTGCGGATTACACAATCAACCACAACAACCCTTTTGCAGCGCAGCTCAAGGAAATTGGGTTTGAGAGCGTGGATTATATATTTTGCCTGAATGATACGGTGCAGCATTTTGCGAATATGGCGGAAGTTATCGCCCCCCAGGGCAAGATTTGCTCAATCGTTCCTATAGCGAAGGCTTCCCAGGCGGTAAGCTTGGATATGGATCTGCTCTTTTATAAAAGTGTCACGTTTGTATGGGAGCTCATGTTCACCCGTGCCATGTTCCAGACCAAAGATATCATCAAACAACACGATATCCTGAATCAACTGGCTGAACTGATCGATAATGGCAAGCTGAAGACGACTCTGGCCGAACGCCTGGAACCGATTAATGCGGCAAGCCTGCGTCTAGCCCATGAAAAAATGGAGACCGGAAGGTCGATAGGAAAGATTGTTCTGGAGAATTTTTAA
- a CDS encoding winged helix-turn-helix transcriptional regulator gives MGDRRNKYGAKPNIESCPVETTLDVIGGKWKGIILYQLIGGTKRFNEFRRLNPGITQFMLTLQLRELERDGIVHREVYKEVPPKVEYSLTDFGRTLEPIIVSMKAWGESYKIRLNEIRTGQEEDTSH, from the coding sequence ATGGGAGATCGAAGAAACAAATACGGGGCTAAGCCAAACATTGAAAGCTGTCCTGTGGAAACAACCCTGGATGTCATCGGCGGCAAATGGAAAGGGATTATTCTCTATCAACTCATTGGCGGAACGAAAAGATTTAATGAATTCCGGCGTCTCAATCCGGGGATTACGCAGTTTATGCTCACCTTGCAGCTTAGGGAGCTTGAGCGGGACGGCATTGTTCACAGAGAAGTGTATAAAGAAGTTCCGCCCAAAGTGGAATACTCGCTCACCGATTTTGGCAGGACGCTCGAGCCGATTATCGTCTCCATGAAAGCATGGGGAGAGTCTTATAAAATCAGACTTAACGAAATTAGAACAGGGCAAGAGGAAGATACCTCTCATTAA
- a CDS encoding B12-binding domain-containing radical SAM protein codes for MRKKILLIQPENEKINRFRRKQFNNFVQITMPYLAGFIDESKYQITLVDEYRQRIPFRQSFDLVAITVNTPNAYHCYQIAEKFRAKGAKVVMGGPHVTLLPEEASRHCDSVLIGEAEETWPEFLEDFHLGKERAVYRSEGIPDLKNLPLPRWDLLKRNGLMKGAVFATRGCPYRCAYCNLKQIYHDRFRVRPIPEVIREISLMKSKFFVFWDDNFFADKAHAIELMESLKPLGKKWAAQVTLADCNDDELLKRAREAGCLYLFVGLESFSPSALRGVNKGINRVHSYRDIVGKLHKHRIMIQAGIVFGFDEDTPATFGHTLEACEELGIDGVTVSLLTPLPRTPVYAGMKEQRRLLNEDWSMYNGKTDVVFNPRNMTSEQLFEGYLNFRRRFYSLPSFIRRMKVSRTHLFYNFIMNLGYRLALKR; via the coding sequence ATGAGGAAAAAGATTCTGCTGATTCAGCCGGAGAACGAGAAAATCAATCGGTTCAGAAGGAAGCAGTTTAACAACTTCGTCCAGATTACGATGCCGTATTTGGCGGGATTCATCGATGAGAGCAAGTATCAGATCACGCTTGTGGATGAGTACCGGCAAAGAATCCCTTTCCGTCAGTCTTTTGATCTGGTAGCCATCACGGTGAATACGCCGAACGCCTACCACTGCTACCAAATTGCAGAGAAGTTCCGGGCAAAAGGGGCTAAGGTGGTCATGGGCGGGCCGCATGTCACGCTGCTTCCGGAGGAGGCTTCCCGGCATTGCGACAGTGTTCTGATCGGCGAAGCAGAGGAGACCTGGCCGGAGTTTTTGGAAGATTTTCATTTAGGAAAGGAACGGGCTGTATACCGGTCGGAGGGCATTCCAGACCTGAAGAACCTCCCTCTGCCGAGATGGGATCTTTTAAAGAGAAACGGACTGATGAAAGGCGCGGTGTTTGCGACACGGGGCTGCCCTTACCGCTGTGCTTACTGCAATCTGAAGCAGATTTACCACGACCGCTTCCGTGTCCGTCCGATTCCGGAAGTTATCCGCGAAATCTCGCTGATGAAATCGAAATTTTTCGTGTTTTGGGATGATAATTTTTTCGCGGATAAGGCCCATGCCATCGAATTGATGGAGAGTCTAAAGCCATTGGGCAAAAAATGGGCGGCGCAGGTGACCCTCGCAGATTGCAATGACGATGAACTGCTGAAGCGGGCAAGGGAAGCGGGCTGTCTGTATCTGTTCGTCGGGCTGGAGTCCTTTTCGCCGTCAGCGCTGCGGGGCGTCAATAAAGGGATCAACCGGGTCCATTCGTACCGTGATATCGTCGGAAAGCTGCATAAGCACAGGATCATGATTCAGGCCGGCATTGTGTTCGGCTTTGACGAGGATACTCCGGCAACCTTCGGGCATACGCTTGAGGCCTGCGAGGAGCTTGGGATCGACGGGGTTACCGTCAGCCTGCTTACGCCGCTCCCCCGGACACCCGTCTATGCCGGGATGAAGGAACAGCGGCGGCTGCTGAATGAAGACTGGAGCATGTACAACGGCAAGACGGACGTCGTGTTCAATCCGCGGAATATGACTTCGGAGCAGCTGTTCGAGGGCTATCTGAATTTCCGCCGCAGGTTCTATTCGCTGCCTTCTTTTATCAGACGGATGAAGGTCTCAAGGACGCATCTCTTCTA